The following nucleotide sequence is from Halapricum desulfuricans.
CGGCCTCGGCGCGGCAGCGGTCGTCTCGACGCGGCTGACCGCGTTCGTCCCGGTCGTCATGTTCGGCCTCGGACTCGGGCTGGTGTTCCCGTCGTCGTTCGCGTGGATCGAGGCGCTCGCGCCGCCGGACCGGCAGGGCAGCCTCAGTTCGTACATCGCCTCGGCGGGGTATCTCGGGCAGTTCGCCGCGCCGGTCGTGTTCGGCGCCGTGCTCAGCGTGGCGGGGCTCCGGAGCGTGTTCGCCGCTGCGGCACTGGCGGCGCTCGGGGGGTTCGCGGCGCTCGGACTCGCACTGGCCCGTCGCGATCGATCCGCCGCTGGCGCGGCGTGATACGGTCGGTATACGGCCGCCGACCCGAGACCGAAGTCGTCTTTTCCGTCCCTCCCCGATCGGTACCCGATGGACAGCAGTCGACCGCTTCGGATCCTCGGGATCGAGGGCACGGCCTGGGCAGCCTCGGCTGCGGTCTTCGAGACGACCGATCCGACCCGTCGGACCGACGACGAGCGCGTCGAGATATACACCGACGCTTACGAGCCGGACAGCGGCGGGATCCATCCCCGCGAAGCGGCCGAGCACATGCACGAGTCGATCCCCGACGTGGTCGCTCAGGCGCGCGCGACCGCCCGCGAGTGGGCCGACGAGCGCGGTGGGGGCGACGCCATCGACGCCGTCGCCTTCTCGCGCGGCCCGGGACTCGGGCCCTGCCTGCGGATCGTCGCCACCGCCGCTCGCGCGACGGCCCAGCGCTTCGACGTTCCGCTGGTCGGGGTCAATCACATGGTCGCCCATCTGGAGATCGGCCGCCACCGCTCGGAGTTTGCCTCGCCGGTGTGTCTGAACGCCTCCGGCGCGAACGCCCACGTCCTGGGCTATCGCAACGGCCGCTATCGCGTGCTCGGGGAGACGATGGACACCGGCGTCGGCAACGCTATCGACAAGTTCACCCGCCACCTCGGGTGGTCCCATCCCGGCGGTCCGAAGGTCGAAAGGCACGCGAAAGACGGGAAGTTCCTCGACCTGCCGTACGTCGTCAAGGGGATGGACTTCTCGTTTTCGGGGATCATGAGCGCCGCCAAACAGGCCGTCGACAGCGGCGAAGCGGTCGAGGACGTCTGTTTCGGCCTGCAGGAGCACGTGTTTGCGATGCTGACGGAGGTGAGCGAGCGCGCGCTGTCGCTGACCGGCAGCGGCCAGCTCGTCCTCGGCGGCGGGGTCGCCCAGAACGAGCGACTCCGGGAGATGCTGGCGTCGATGTGCGAGCAGCGCGGGGCCGAGTTCTACGCCCCAGAACCTCGATTTCTCCGGGACAACGCCGGGATGATCGCCGTGCTCGGCGCGAAGATGTACGAGGCCGGCGACACGATCGCGATCGAAGACTCCCGGATCGATTCGAACTTCCGGCCCGATCAGGTTCCGGTCACCTGGCGCGAGGGGGAAGACTGGACAGCAGATGGGGATAGTGTTCGGCTCGGCACTAGCAGCCGAGATAATAGCGCCCGCGTAGCCGACGCCCTGCAGGGGGCGGAAGCGACCGTCACGATCGAGGACGGGACCGTCACCAAGCGCCGGAATCCGCGGGCCTATCGCCACGAGCGTCTCGACTCGCGTCTGCGCCGCGAGCGCACGCGTCTCGAGGCCAGGCTCACCAGTCAGGCCCGCCGCGTGGGCGTCCCGACACCGATCCTCGAGGACGTCGACCCAGAGCGAGGGCTGCTCGTCTTCGAGCGCGTCGGGGACGCCGACCTGCGGGACGACCCGGCCGAGCGCCACGTTCGGGCCGTCGCCCGACACCTCGCGACGATCCACGACGCCGGGTTCGTCCACGGCGATCCGACCACGCGCAACGTCCGGATCGAACGCGCGGCGAGCGACGACCGCCGCTATCTCATCGACTTCGGCCTGGGGTATTTCACCGACGATCCCGAGGACTACGCGATGGACCTGCACGTGTTCGACCAGTCGCTGACCGGGACCGCCGACGACAGCGAGTCGCTGATCGCGGCCGCCCGCGAGGCCTACCGGACGGCCAGTTCGGCACCTGAGCCCGTCCTCGACAGCCTCCGGGAGATCGAGGGGCGCGGCCGGTATCAGTGACCGCAGCGCAGGTTACCGCGTCGGCCATGCCTGCCACGGGGACCGGACAGGGAGTTTCGGCACGCTTTTGCGGATCTGCCGCGGAGCCACAGCCATGACAGACCGGTCCGCACTTCAGGCCGTCTCGCCGCTGGACGGTCGCTACGCCCGATACACCGAGCCGCTGGTACCGTACGCCAGCGAGCAGGCGCTGATCGGCGCTCGCGTCGAGGTCGAGGTCGAGTACCTCCTCGCGCTCGCCGACCTCGAGGCCACGCCGCTCGAGCTCACCGACGACCAGCGCGCACAGCTGCGAGCGCTGTACGAGGAGTTCGACGAGCGTGACGCGGAGATCGTCAAGCGACTGGAGACGACGGGCTACGGGGACTACCCCGCGACCAACCACGACGTCAAGGCCGTCGAGTACTTCGTCCGCGAGGGCCTGCCCGAGGGGCTGGCGATCGACAACTGGATCCATTTCGGGCTGACAAGCGAGGACGTCAACAACCTCGCGTACCGGCTCCTGCTCGGCCCGGCCGTCGAAGACGTGCTCCTCCCGGAGCTGCGCGCCGTCCGCGACGCGCTGGCCGAACTCGCCCGGGAGAACCGCGCGGTCCCGATGCTCGCGCGGACCCACGGTCAGCCCGCGACGCCGACGACCTTCGGCAAGGAGATGGCCGTCTACGCCTTCCGGCTGGGGCGCGCGATCGGCCGGATCGAGCGTGCGACCGACGACCTCTCGGGCAAGCTCGCCGGGGCCTCCGGGACCTACGCCGCCCACCACGCCGCCTATCCCGAGGTCGACTGGCCCGCCTTCGCCGAGTCGTTCGTGGCCTCGCTGGGGCTGGAACACGAACCGCTCACGACGCAGGTCAACCCCGGCGACGACCTCCAGGCGCTGTTCGACGCGCTTCGGGGGGCGAACAACGTCCTGCTGGACCTCGATCGGGACATGTGGCTGTATATCTCCGACCGGTATCTCGGCCAGCAGACCCGCGAGGGCGAGACCGGCTCCTCGACGATGCCCCACAAGGTCAACCCGATCGACTTCGAGAACAGCGAGGGCAACCTCTCGAAGGCCAACTCCGATCTGACCTTCCTGGGCGATTACGTCACCCACTCCCGGCTCCAGCGCGACCTGTCGGATTCGACGGTCAAGCGCAACGTCGGCGCGGCGCTTGCGCACTGTCTGATCGGCTACGACAAACTCCAGACCGGACTGGGGAAGGTCACGCCGAACGAGGAGGTCATGGCCGAGGACCTGCGGGCCAACCCGGAGGTGATCGGCGAGGCCGTCCAGACGATCCTCCGGCGGGAGGGCTACGACGACGCCTACGAGCGCGTGAAGGAACTCACGCGCGGCCGGCGCGTCTCGCTGGCGGACTTCCGGGAGCGATTCGAGGACATGGACGTCCCGGAAGCCGTACGCGAGGAACTGAAAGCGCTGACGCCCGCCGAATACATCGGCCTCGCTGACGAACTGGCCGCCGACCGACAGTGACACACGGGAAATGTGAACAACCAGACTGAATCTGCCGCTCACGACTCGTTCCCGAACGACCGCGTCAGAATGTCGAAGATGTCCACCGCTTTAAATTCCTGATAGCGTTCCTTGCCAGTCGTCTCCTGAAGCACACCGTCTCGCTCTAGCTCCGTAATCGCGTTCCGGGCCGTCTGATGAGACACGTCAAGCAGTTCCTCCACGTCGTTGGTCGTCACATAGGGATACTGGAAGAGGCGCATTGCGAGGCGGTCGGTTGCGGTCTTCTCGTGGCCGTACCGCGCGTCGTACTTCTGGCGTAATCCGCGAAGTTCGTCGGTTCTCGCCACCGCGTCGGCGGCCTGCTGGCGGATGCCGTCAACGAAGAAGTGAAGCCACTGCTCCCAGGCACCGTCTTCGCTCACCGCCCGCAGTAGTTTGACATACTCGATTTTGTGCTCGTTGAAGTACGCGCTGGGATAGAGATAGGGATCGCTCAGATATCCCTGCTTGACAAGTTGCAGCGTGATTAGCAGTCGACCGAGCCGACCGTTCCCGTCGCCGTAAGGGTGGATCGTCTCGAACTGGTAGTGGACGATCCCGAGGTCAACGAGATCGTGGTAGGGGCCGCCCTGCTTGATGTAGGTTACGAGGTTTTCCATGAGTCCCGGAACATGGCTGGGAGCGGGCGGAATGAACGGTGCGCGATGGGGCTCGGGTGGCGGAATGTGTACCGGCTGTGACCGGAATCTGCCGGTTTCATCTCCCTCGTCGCGGACGCCCGCCATGATCGTCTCGTGGAGGCCATGGATCAACTCGATAGATATCCCGCCGGTTTCGGCGACGCGGTTCGCCCCTTCTTTGACTGCTTTCTCGTAGTTCAACCCCTCCCGGAGGTCTCTGGTCGTTTCACCGCGATCGATGTCCGAAGGTCGAAACAGGTCTTCGAGTTCGAGGTCCGCACCTTCGATGAGTACCGACTCGACGGCCTCACGCCGCACTAGGGAGGTGTAAACGATGGGGCTCGCGTCCGTCTCTTCGCTGATTCCCTCCAGTCGACCGAGCTGGTAGATCGCGTCTTGGAGCGTCTCGTGAAATTCCGGGCCGAATTCGATCTCACGCGACGGCGGCAACTCTTCTGGAAGGTAGTATGACTGCTGTCCAAACGGGACGTATTTGCCGGGTGCCCGCTCGGGTAGCTCCTCGGTGGGCATTGTAGTTACTCACCCGAAATCACTCCTGGCTCAAAATATCTTCGCTAGATTGGAGTTAGACGTTCATATCGGCACAGAGTTTATTAATTCGTGATTGCTGTCCCGGGCGCTAACTCAAATCCGGTTCCACTCCAGGGAAGTCGGCTTACTTGATGAGTTATACAGTCATACTGACTGAGGTCGGCTTCATAGGGGGATTGACAGATCGCTACGCGACTCTCGAACTGCCGGGCCCGAACAGTCCTGTCGTTCTGCCGAGGACACAACCCCTAAGACGCTACCGTCCCAAGTGGGCGTATGACCTCGATTCGAGACGTGGGGAAGACGATCAGCAACGCCGTGCTCGAGAACGTCGGCCGGGCGATGGGACAGGCACAGGAACGGACGCCGCTCCCGGTGGATCTGCTTGAGAGCGACGACGCGTATCTGGCCGTGTTCGACGCGCCGGGCGCGACCAGCAGCGACGTGCAGGTCCGACTGAGCGGTCGGACGATCGACGTGCGGGTCGACCGGTTCCGGGAAGTCTACGAGCACTTCGAGATGGTGCTGCCCGGTCGCGGGCTGTCGCTGGACGGGACCGTGACGCTCCCGGACGACGCGGCGATCGAGGCCGAGGGCGCGACCGCGACGCTGCACGACAACGGGACGCTTCGGGTCGAGGTGCCGAAAGCCGAGGAGGAGCCCGAAGCGGAGTCCCCGGACACCGAAGGCAGCGACACAGAAGACGAAGCCTGATAGCGATTATTGTCGGTCTATTCCGGATCGACCGCCAGACTGCGGGCGGTCGTACCGGCAAATCGCTACAATAATCACTATGAATCGGGATCACGTCGTGAGATCGGTCTCGTGGCTGGTCGCACAGTCGAGTTCTCCGGGGGCACGCCAGTCAGTTGTGAGTTCGAGAAACTGCACGAGGATGTTGGCCGTCGCCCCCCAGACGGTGTAGCCGTCGACGCGGAAGTAGTGCAGCTGAATCTCCCCGTACCGTGGGTGATCGCGACACTCGCTCTCGTGGTTATTGGGGTCGAGGATACCCGACAGCGACAGGACCGTGATCTCGGCCACCTCGCCGTCGTTTGGCGTGTACGACCGGTCGGGGATCGTCCCGACGTAGGGTCTGACGACGTACGCGGAGACGGTCTCGAGGTCGTCCAGACGGCCGTGCAGTCGGGCTTCGGTCGGCCGGAGCCCGATTTCCTCGTTTGCCTCCCGGAGCGCGGTCTCGACCCTGTTGTCGTCTTCGGGTTCGCGGCGGCCGCCGGGAAAGCTCATCTGTCCGGGGTGGTTCTCGAGGTGGTCGGCGCGTTTGGTGAACAGCAAGTGCGGGCCCGTCGGCCGATCGACGATCGGGAGCAACACCGACGCCTCTCGGGCGTCGCCGTCGATATCGATGGGATCGTACTCGCGGATCGGCCCCAGGTCCATATCGGTACTCGGACGCGAGCGCTAATAATTCGTCCGGCGAGTCACTCCCCGAGCGCGTCGTCCAGCCGCTGTCGGGCTCGCCCGAGATCGACCGGAGCCCAGACTTCCAGTTCGTAACTGACGTCGAGCAGGTGTTCGATCCGCTCGCGGTCGCCGGCCTCGACGGCCGACGCGGCGTCGGCGCGAAACCGTCGCTGGGCGGCCTCGGCCAACCGGTCGCGATCGATCGTTCGTGATTCGACGTCGAGGATGTGCGGGAGGTCTGTCGCGCCCTCGGGCAGTTCGGGAAACGCGACCGGCCCCGGGACCAGCACCTCGTCGTCCAGCGCCAGCAGGTGGTAGTCGGTGACGGCCGCGTCGATGGCGTCGTCGAAACCCGCGGGCTCGCGGTCCGCGCCGCGCTTGTAGGCGAGTTCGACGCAGGCCTGCCGGAGCGTCGATCGGTCGAGCGCGCCGAACAGGTCGACGATCCCGGCGAGTTCATCCGGGGTGAACTCCATGCGTGATAGCGTGACCGCCGGCGTCTTCACGCTGGCGGTCGGACCTGCCCTATGGACCGCCGGACGTATCTCCAGGGAGCGGGTGCCGGCATCGCAGTGCTAGCCGGGTGTGTCGGTCGCGAGTCCGAACGGCCGGAAGGGGGTTCGACGCCGAACCGATCGACGAGCGCCGGCGACTCGAGTCCGACGACCGGCCAGCCGACGATCCACGAGCGCTACGAGACGACAACCGTTCGTGCGCTGACACCGGACGACGAGGTTCTCGGGACGGTGACGGCAGCGGTCGCTGACACCCCGGAGCTCCGATATCGGGGCCTCAGCGACACCGAAGACCTGCCGACCGATCGCGGTATGCTGTTCGTCTTCGAGTCGATTGACGATCGCTCGTTCGTCATGCGCCGGATGGACTTCGGCATCGACGTCGTCTACGCCGACGGTAAGGGAACGATCACGACGATCCGCCACGCGCCCGAACCGGGCCCCGACGAAGACGGCAGCGACCAGCGCTATCCCGGCCGTGGGCAGTACGTCCTCGAAGTCGTCTACGGGTGGACGATCGATCGGGGTGTCGAACCGGGCGACAGGCTGTCGTTCGAACTGTGAGTTACTCAGTGGCGTCTAGCCCCTCCCGGGAGCGTTCGCGGACGGTCTCGGGCGAGATCGGCGCGTCCGCCCAGGTGGGGAGTCGCGTGTCCTCTCCCGGCGGGGCGATCGTCTCGGCGTAGGTCCGGACCTGCTCGCGCTCGTCACTCCGGTCGTAGGCCAGCCCGTTGAACGCCGCGTCGGCCGCGTACTGCTCGATCAGCGTCTCGGCGCGCTCGCGATACTCCGCCGGGAGCGTCTCGAAGTCGGGTTCGACGCCGGCGTCCGCGAGCACCCACCACAGCGCCCGGCCGACGGACCGACACATCTCGCTGAGGCCGTCGGGACCGCCGACCGAGCGGTGATCGTGTTCGTGCTGGCCGAGATCGACCTGCGCGGTGTCCGCGAAGCCGGCGTGCTCGAAGGCCCCGCCGAGCGTCCCGACTTCCAGCCCCCAGGTCCGGGGCACGCGAAGGTGCCGGGCGAGGTCGGCCGTCATCGCGAACTCGCCGGCCAGCGGGTACCGGAACGCCGCCAGATACGAGAGGATCGGCGCGTCGTGGACGTCTTCGAGCGCGCGGACGAGCGGGACGTAGAACAGCCGATTGAGCCGACCGTACAGGCGGTCGTTCTCGACGCGGGCGTAGTAGCCCTTCGCGAACGCGAACCCGCGAGCTAGCGGGAAGAGCAGTCGCGGGACGTGCGTGGGCGCGTAGCTCTTCGCGTCGGCGTCGTGAACGACGACGAACTCGCTCTCTGCGGCGGCGACCCCCAGCGCAAGCCAGACGTCCCGACCCTTGCCGCGGCGGCCGTTCAGCCCCGCGGACGCGAGCGCCTCGGCCAGCGGCGGCGAATCACACCACAGGACCGAAAGCGAGAGGTCGAACGTCTCCAGCCACGCTCGTACGTCCGCGACACGGTCCGGATCGGCACGGAGCGCGACGAGCACGCGACCGGGCGAGACGGTCTCGAGCGTCGAGAACACCCGCTCGGCGGCGAGGCTGGCGTGATCGCGCTCGGTCATCGGGACGACGACCGTCGCTCGATCGGTCGGGGCGTCCGGGTCGGCGCCGTCGAAATCGTGGAGCGTCGTGACCCGTTCCTGGACGTACTCCATCACTAACAACTGAGAGCGCAG
It contains:
- a CDS encoding bifunctional N(6)-L-threonylcarbamoyladenine synthase/serine/threonine protein kinase; translation: MDSSRPLRILGIEGTAWAASAAVFETTDPTRRTDDERVEIYTDAYEPDSGGIHPREAAEHMHESIPDVVAQARATAREWADERGGGDAIDAVAFSRGPGLGPCLRIVATAARATAQRFDVPLVGVNHMVAHLEIGRHRSEFASPVCLNASGANAHVLGYRNGRYRVLGETMDTGVGNAIDKFTRHLGWSHPGGPKVERHAKDGKFLDLPYVVKGMDFSFSGIMSAAKQAVDSGEAVEDVCFGLQEHVFAMLTEVSERALSLTGSGQLVLGGGVAQNERLREMLASMCEQRGAEFYAPEPRFLRDNAGMIAVLGAKMYEAGDTIAIEDSRIDSNFRPDQVPVTWREGEDWTADGDSVRLGTSSRDNSARVADALQGAEATVTIEDGTVTKRRNPRAYRHERLDSRLRRERTRLEARLTSQARRVGVPTPILEDVDPERGLLVFERVGDADLRDDPAERHVRAVARHLATIHDAGFVHGDPTTRNVRIERAASDDRRYLIDFGLGYFTDDPEDYAMDLHVFDQSLTGTADDSESLIAAAREAYRTASSAPEPVLDSLREIEGRGRYQ
- the purB gene encoding adenylosuccinate lyase, giving the protein MTDRSALQAVSPLDGRYARYTEPLVPYASEQALIGARVEVEVEYLLALADLEATPLELTDDQRAQLRALYEEFDERDAEIVKRLETTGYGDYPATNHDVKAVEYFVREGLPEGLAIDNWIHFGLTSEDVNNLAYRLLLGPAVEDVLLPELRAVRDALAELARENRAVPMLARTHGQPATPTTFGKEMAVYAFRLGRAIGRIERATDDLSGKLAGASGTYAAHHAAYPEVDWPAFAESFVASLGLEHEPLTTQVNPGDDLQALFDALRGANNVLLDLDRDMWLYISDRYLGQQTREGETGSSTMPHKVNPIDFENSEGNLSKANSDLTFLGDYVTHSRLQRDLSDSTVKRNVGAALAHCLIGYDKLQTGLGKVTPNEEVMAEDLRANPEVIGEAVQTILRREGYDDAYERVKELTRGRRVSLADFRERFEDMDVPEAVREELKALTPAEYIGLADELAADRQ
- a CDS encoding Fic family protein; the encoded protein is MPTEELPERAPGKYVPFGQQSYYLPEELPPSREIEFGPEFHETLQDAIYQLGRLEGISEETDASPIVYTSLVRREAVESVLIEGADLELEDLFRPSDIDRGETTRDLREGLNYEKAVKEGANRVAETGGISIELIHGLHETIMAGVRDEGDETGRFRSQPVHIPPPEPHRAPFIPPAPSHVPGLMENLVTYIKQGGPYHDLVDLGIVHYQFETIHPYGDGNGRLGRLLITLQLVKQGYLSDPYLYPSAYFNEHKIEYVKLLRAVSEDGAWEQWLHFFVDGIRQQAADAVARTDELRGLRQKYDARYGHEKTATDRLAMRLFQYPYVTTNDVEELLDVSHQTARNAITELERDGVLQETTGKERYQEFKAVDIFDILTRSFGNES
- a CDS encoding Hsp20/alpha crystallin family protein, with product MTSIRDVGKTISNAVLENVGRAMGQAQERTPLPVDLLESDDAYLAVFDAPGATSSDVQVRLSGRTIDVRVDRFREVYEHFEMVLPGRGLSLDGTVTLPDDAAIEAEGATATLHDNGTLRVEVPKAEEEPEAESPDTEGSDTEDEA
- a CDS encoding NUDIX hydrolase — translated: MDLGPIREYDPIDIDGDAREASVLLPIVDRPTGPHLLFTKRADHLENHPGQMSFPGGRREPEDDNRVETALREANEEIGLRPTEARLHGRLDDLETVSAYVVRPYVGTIPDRSYTPNDGEVAEITVLSLSGILDPNNHESECRDHPRYGEIQLHYFRVDGYTVWGATANILVQFLELTTDWRAPGELDCATSHETDLTT
- a CDS encoding DUF7109 family protein yields the protein MEFTPDELAGIVDLFGALDRSTLRQACVELAYKRGADREPAGFDDAIDAAVTDYHLLALDDEVLVPGPVAFPELPEGATDLPHILDVESRTIDRDRLAEAAQRRFRADAASAVEAGDRERIEHLLDVSYELEVWAPVDLGRARQRLDDALGE
- a CDS encoding DUF192 domain-containing protein; this translates as MDRRTYLQGAGAGIAVLAGCVGRESERPEGGSTPNRSTSAGDSSPTTGQPTIHERYETTTVRALTPDDEVLGTVTAAVADTPELRYRGLSDTEDLPTDRGMLFVFESIDDRSFVMRRMDFGIDVVYADGKGTITTIRHAPEPGPDEDGSDQRYPGRGQYVLEVVYGWTIDRGVEPGDRLSFEL
- a CDS encoding glycosyl transferase family 2, whose protein sequence is MEYVQERVTTLHDFDGADPDAPTDRATVVVPMTERDHASLAAERVFSTLETVSPGRVLVALRADPDRVADVRAWLETFDLSLSVLWCDSPPLAEALASAGLNGRRGKGRDVWLALGVAAAESEFVVVHDADAKSYAPTHVPRLLFPLARGFAFAKGYYARVENDRLYGRLNRLFYVPLVRALEDVHDAPILSYLAAFRYPLAGEFAMTADLARHLRVPRTWGLEVGTLGGAFEHAGFADTAQVDLGQHEHDHRSVGGPDGLSEMCRSVGRALWWVLADAGVEPDFETLPAEYRERAETLIEQYAADAAFNGLAYDRSDEREQVRTYAETIAPPGEDTRLPTWADAPISPETVRERSREGLDATE